A window from Mangifera indica cultivar Alphonso chromosome 2, CATAS_Mindica_2.1, whole genome shotgun sequence encodes these proteins:
- the LOC123208523 gene encoding receptor-like protein 7, which produces MGVNKREKGGIVPDPDIDTYMKYLYEMFMTKVVITGEPVVGPNKALFMDEISNGLDGSTAYRIVASIPETFEPFDDIILLAEGKVVYQGSGDQLSSGESSLGKKLDEDLLVPYDISKSHKDALSFNVYSLSNWQLLRACMSRKYLILKRNSFIYVFKTTQMDIDVLLATYYRGALFFGLMILPVDAAILKIPLSVIESVTWTCFTYYVIGYSPEAKGSATLCSRGQSHALLQFKQHFSFINTSSSYCDYLQPSYPKMISWKEDKDCCLWDGVTCDSLTGHVIDLDLSCAWLHGSFPSNTTLFLLNHLQRLNLAFNDFNLSHISSDFHRLSSLTNLNLSYSNFSGQIPFEIAQLSKLIVLDLSRNYFDELSIETNSLKGLVQNLTELTELHLDDVNMSTVVPSSFMNLSSSLSFLSLSSCDLQGNFPNNIFHLPSLKALHLSYNHDLTVVFPKANWSSPLKFLYVSSTTISREFSPLENLKHLTHFAASNCNLSGLVPISLGNLPNLVHISLYYNSFNGSLPSWLFTLPSLQIVDLGFNQLTGTINEFHSKSLEILYLDGNRLHGSIPSSIFELVNLTTLVLYLNNSSVTDLYLFSKLNKLKSLDFSHVSLSLSTPFKGNSSFPQLTSLRLSACNLSEFPEILRNSDQLTYLDLSENRIHGRIPKWMWNIGKESLSYLNLSYNFLTTIEHLPWKKLQLLDLQSNFIQAPFPIALSELMILSLSNNNLTGEIPHLCNMSRLQVVDLSNNNLNGTILECMVNSNNLQVLDVRKNKLHGNIPKTFAPGNYLRTLNFNGNRLEGPIPQSLVNCTRLEVLDLGNNNINDSFPYWLGDLPKLQVLVLHFNSFYGSIWGSSEFNGSFPMLRILDLSHNNFDGYLSARFFENLKAMVNLDEEKKKLNYMGVSYYQDSVEMVVKGFGIHLEKILTTFTTIDFSNNYFHGEIPSSIGKLHSLRLLNMSQNSLTGHIPSSLGDLTALEALDLSSNNLVGVIPMQLVSLTFLSKLNLSQNQLVGPIPRGNQFETFQNDSYIGNPSLCGFILTNKCNIDEAAQPKSSIFHGERLSNSGWCEWKVIMMGYGCGLPLGLFIGYLVFTTGKPLWLLRMINRATKICERTRRCNKKTKQKYLLVSDHVSCWKQSLKNCGDIVHMHVAERDVLHEMVKIVKKKPNFHVKEKILILIDTWQEAFGVPRARYPQYFAAYQELLGLKQEVIVDLVEQC; this is translated from the exons ATGGGGGTCAATAAAAGAGAGAAGGGAGGAATTGTACCGGATCCAGATATAGATACTTACATGAAG TACTTGTATGAAATGTTCATGACAAAGGTTGTTATAACAG GAGAGCCGGTTGTTGGTCCCAACAAAGCcttatttatggatgaaatatcAAATGGTTTAGACGGTTCAACTGCATATCGGATTGTTGCTT CCATTCCAGAAACATTTGAACCCTTTGATGACATCATTTTGTTGGCAGAAGGAAAGGTTGTGTATCAAGGATCAGGCGATCAACTTTCTTCAGGAG AATCTTCTCTTGGCAAGAAGCTTGATGAGGATCTCTTGGTGCCATATGATATATCCAAAAGCCACAAGGATGCTCTTTCCTTCAATGTGTATTCTCTTTCTAATTGGCAACTCCTTAGAGCTTGCATGTCAAGGAAATATCTTATCTTGAAGAgaaattcttttatctatgtgTTCAAAACAACCCAG ATGGACATTGATGTTCTTCTTGCAACTTACTACAGGGGTGCCCTGTTCTTTGGACTCATGATACTTCCTGTTGATG CCGCTATTTTGAAAATTCCTCTTTCAGTTATTGAGTCTGTGACATGGACATGCTTTACTTACTATGTCATTGGGTACAGTCCTGAGGCCAAGGG TTCTGCAACACTCTGCTCTCGTGGTCAGAGTCATGCATTGCTTCAATTTAAACAACACTTTTCCTTCATCAATACTTCTTCCTCTTATTGTGATTATCTTCAACCCTCTTATCCAAAAATGATATCTTGGAAAGAGGATAAGGATTGTTGCTTATGGGATGGTGTCACATGTGATTCTTTAACAGGCCATGTGATTGATCTCGACCTTAGTTGTGCTTGGCTTCATGGAAGTTTTCCTTCAAACACTACTCTTTTCCTTCTTAATCATTTGCAAAGGCTAAACTTAGCTTTTAATGATTTCAATCTTTCTCATATTTCTTCTGATTTTCATCGTTTGTCTAGTTTGACAAATCTTAATCTCTCATACTCAAATTTTTCAGGTCAAATTCCTTTTGAAATTGCCCAATTATCTAAATTGATTGTTCTTGACCTTTCTCGAAATTACTTTGATGAACTTTCAATTGAAACAAATTCTTTGAAGGGGTTAGTTCAAAATTTGACCGAATTAACAGAACTTCATCTTGATGATGTGAACATGTCTACCGTTGTACCAAGTTCCTTCATgaatttatcttcttctttatcttttttgagTCTCTCTTCTTGTGATTTGCAAGGAAACTTTCCAAACAACATCTTCCACCTACCAAGTTTAAAAGCCCTCCATTTATCGTATAATCATGATTTGACAGTTGTTTTCCCAAAGGCTAACTGGAGTAGTCCCCTCAAGTTTTTGTATGTGTCTTCCACGACCATTTCAAGAGAGTTTAGTCCTCTTGAAAATCTCAAGCACTTGACACATTTTGCTGCCTCAAACTGCAATCTTTCTGGGTTAGTACCTATTTCACTTGGAAACCTTCCAAATTTAgttcatatttctttatattataaCTCTTTCAATGGGTCTCTGCCATCTTGGTTATTCACTCTACCTTCGTTACAGATTGTAGACTTGGGTTTTAACCAACTAACAGGCACTATAAATGAATTTCATAGTAAATCATTGGAAATTCTCTATTTAGATGGTAATCGATTGCATGGATCAATTCCAAGTTCAATATTTGAACTTGTTAATTTAACTACTCTCGTtctttatttaaacaattcaagTGTCACTGATCTTTACTTGTTTTCAAAGCTTAACAAACTCAAAAGCCTTGACTTTTCTCATGTCAGTCTATCTTTGAGCACCCCATTCAAAGGTAACTCTTCCTTTCCACAACTCACCTCGTTGAGATTATCCGCCTGTAACTTGAGTGAATTCCCGGAGATTTTAAGGAACTCAGACCAACTGACTTACTTGGACCTTTCTGAAAATAGAATCCATGGGCGAATTCCTAAGTGGATGTGGAACATTGGAAAGGAAAGTTTGTCCTACTTAAATCTTTCCTACAACTTTCTTACAACCATAGAACACCTTCCATGGAAAAAACTTCAACTTCTAGACCTTCAATCCAACTTCATTCAAGCACCATTTCCAATTGCACTGTCTGAGTTAATGATTCTTTCACTGTCAAACAACAATTTGACGGGAGAGATCCCTCACTTGTGCAATATGAGTAGATTACAAGTTGTAGATCTTTCAAATAATAACTTGAATGGTACAATTCTTGAATGCATGGTCAACTCCAATAATCTTCAAGTCTTGGATGTACGAAAAAATAAACTGCATGGCAACATTCCTAAAACATTTGCACCAGGCAATTATTTGAGGACACTTAACTTCAACGGTAATCGACTTGAAGGGCCAATCCCGCAAAGTTTGGTTAATTGTACGAGGCTTGAAGTTTTAGATCTTGGAAACAACAATATAAATGATAGCTTCCCTTATTGGTTGGGAGATCTTCCCAAATTACAGGTTCTTGTTCTTCATTTCAACAGCTTTTACGGTTCTATTTGGGGTTCTTCTGAATTTAATGGTAGTTTCCCAATGCTGAGAATCTTAGATCTCTCACACAACAATTTTGATGGCTATTTGTCAGCAAGGTTTTTTGAGAATCTAAAAGCTATGGTGAAtcttgatgaagaaaaaaagaaattgaattatatgGGTGTTTCATATTATCAAGATTCCGTGGAAATGGTAGTTAAAGGTTTTGGAATCCATCTGGAGAAAATTCTTACTACTTTTACtactattgatttttcaaacaactACTTTCATGGAGAAATTCCAAGCTCAATTGGAAAACTTCATTCACTTCGACTTCTCAATATGTCTCAAAATAGCCTAACTGGTCATATTCCATCATCATTGGGAGACTTGACTGCACTTGAAGCCTTAGATTTATCTTCAAACAACCTTGTTGGAGTGATTCCAATGCAATTGGTAAGTTTGACCTTTCTTTCAAAGTTGAACTTATCACAAAATCAACTTGTGGGACCTATACCTCGAGGGAACCAATTCGAGACCTTCCAAAATGATTCATACATTGGAAACCCAAGCTTATGCGGATTTATATTGACCAACAAATGTAATATTGATGAGGCAGCACAACCAAAATCATCAATATTCCATGGTGAAAGACTCAGTAATTCAGGATGGTGTGAATGGAAGGTTATTATGATGGGATATGGATGCGGACTACCCCTTGGCTTATTCATAGGATATCTAGTGTTCACAACAGGAAAACCTCTATGGCTTCTAAGGATGATTAATAGAGCTACTAAAATATGTGAGAGGACTAGAAGATGTAATAAGAAGACTAAGCAAAA GTACTTGCTTGTGAGTGACCATGTAAG TTGTTGGAAACAATCTTTAAAGAATTGTGGGGACATTGTCCATATGCATGTGGCAGAGAGAGATGTTCTTCATGAGATGGTTAAAATAGTAAAGAAAAAG CCTAACTTTCATGTCAAGGAGAAGATACTGATTCTAATAGATACTTGGCAAGAAGCTTTTGGAGTACCAAGGGCAAGATATCCACAATATTTTGCAGCATACCAGGAGTTGTTG GGGCTTAAGCAGGAGGTGATTGTTGACTTGGTGGAACAGTGCTGA
- the LOC123208522 gene encoding ABC transporter G family member 33-like, with translation MGVNKREEGGIVPDPDIDTYMKASSAYFSSLNLMFCSVCCRYLYEMFMTKVVITEGKVVYQGPRDQIVEFFKNCGFRRPQREGVADFLQEVIS, from the exons ATGGGGGTCAATAAAAGAGAGGAGGGAGGAATTGTACCCGATCCAGATATTGATACTTACATGAAGGCATCTTCAGCATATTTTTCTAGTTTAAATCTGATGTTTTGTTCTGTATGCTGTCGGTACTTGTATGAAATGTTCATGACAAAGGTTGTTATAACAG AAGGAAAGGTTGTGTATCAAGGACCACGTGATCAAATTGTAGAATTTTTCAAGAACTGTGGATTTAGGCGTCCTCAAAGAGAAGGTGTAGCTGACTTTCTTCAGGAG GTGATATCTTGA